The DNA sequence GATCACCGCCGCGACTTTCAGCGCCTCATCCAGCAGCTCATCACTCGGCACGATGCGCGCGACGATGCCGCAGCGCTCGGCTTCCACCGCGTCGATCAAACGGCCGCTCAGGCACATTTCCATCGCTTTGGCCTTGCCCACGGCGCGGGTCAGGCGTTGGGTGCCGCCCATGCCCGGCAGCACGCCGAGGTTGATTTCCGGCTGACCGAATTTGGCGTTGTCGCCGGCCAGGATGAAGTCGCACATCAGCGCCAGTTCACAGCCGCCACCGAGGGCAAAGCCGTTGACGGCCGCAATGATCGGCTTGCGGCGGTTAGCCACACGGTCGCTGTCGCTGAACAAATCATCCATGTAAATCTGCGGATAGGTCAGCTCGGCCATTTCCTTGATGTCGGCGCCGGCGGCGAAGGCTTTCTTCGACCCGGTGATGACGATGCAGCCAATATTCGCATCGGCTTCGAGGCCATCGAGGGCGCGGTTCACTTCGCTGACCAGTTGCGCGTTGAGGGCATTCAGCGCCTGCGGGCGGTTCAGGGTGATCAGGCCGACGCGGCCATGGGTTTCCAGCAAAATCGTTTCGTAACTCATGTGCAGATTCCTTCTCAAAGATTGCGCGAAATGACCATGCGCTGAATGTCGCTGGTGCCTTCGTAGATCTGGCAGACCCGCACGTCGCGGTAGATGCGCTCCAGCGGAAAGTCGTTGAGGTAACCGTAACCGCCGAGGGTTTGCAAGGCCATCGAGCAGACCTTCTCGGCCATTTCCGAGGCGAACAGTTTGGCCATCGACGCTTCGACCAGCGCCGGCTGACCGCTGTCACGCAGGGCGGCGGCGTAGTGCACCATCTGCCGCGCCACGGCGATCTGGGTCGCCATGTCCGCCAGGCGGAACGCCACGGCCTGATGCTCGATGATCGGCTTGCCGAAGGTGTCACGCTCACGGGCGTAATCGCGCGCCGCTTCGAACGCGGCACGGGCCATGCCCACCGATTGCGAAGCGATGCCGACGCGCCCGCCTTCAAGATTGGCCAGGGCGATCTTGTAGCCCTCGCCCTCCTCGCCCAACCGGTTGGCCACCGGCACTTTCACGTCTTCGAACAGAATCTGGCAGGTGTCCGAGGCGTGCTGGCCGAGTTTGTCTTCGATGCGGGCGACTTTGTAGCCCGGCGAATCGGTCGGCACGATGAACGCGCTGATCCCGCGCTTGCCGGCGCTCGGGTCGGTGACCGCAAACACGATCACGACCCCGGCGTTCTGCCCGGAGGTGATGAACTGTTTGCAGCCGTTGAGCACGTAGTGATCGCCTTCAAGGCGTGCACGGGTTTTCAGGCTGCTGGCGTCGGAACCGGCCTGCGGTTCGGTCAACGCGAAAGCACCGAGCATCTCGCCGCTGGCCAGCGGCTTGAGGAAGCGTTCACGCTGGTCGTCGTTGCCGAACTTGAGGATCGGCACGCAACCCACCGAGTTGTGCACGCTCATGATGGTCGAGCAAGCACCGTCGCCGGCAGCGATTTCTTCCAGGGCCATGGCGTAGGCCAGGTAACCGGTGTCGCAACCGCCCCACTGCTCCGGCACCAGCATGCCGAAGAAGCCCAGTTCGGCCATTTCGCCGATGGCTTCCTTCGGGAAGCGGTGTTCGCGATCCCACTCGGCGGCGAACGGTTTGAGCCGTTCCTCGGCAAACTGCCGGGCCATGTCGCGGATTTGAGTTTGGTCTTCGTTGGGAATCATGGTGAATCCTTACTTCAGGTTCAGACACATATCCTGTGGGAGTGAGCTTGCTCGCGAAATCGGTGCGTCATGCAACTAAAATGTTGGCTGACACGACGCCTTCGCGAGCAAGCTCGCTCCCACAGTTCAATACACGCATTCCACGGCCATCGCCGTGGCTTCGCCGCCGCCGATGCAGATCGCCGCGACGCCGCGTTTGAGGCCTTTCTGGCGCAGGGCCGAGAGCAAGGTCACCAGAATTCGCGCGCCAGACGCACCGATCGGGTGACCCAGGGCGCAGGCGCCGCCGTGGATGTTGAGCTTGTCGTGAGGGATTTCCAGGTGGGTCATCGCCGCCATGCCGACTACGGCGAAGGCCTCGTTGACTTCGAACAGATCAACCTGATCCAGCGACCAGCCGGTTTTCTTCATCAGCTTCTTGATCGCGCCAATCGGCGCCACCGGGAACAGGCCCGGTGTGTCAGCGAAGGCTGCGTGGCCGTGAATCACCGCCAGCGGCTTCAGACCCTGTTTCTGCGCTTGCGACTGACGCATCAGCACCAGTGCCGCAGCGCCGTCGGAGATCGAGCTGGAGTTGGCCGCCGTCACGGTGCCACCCTCGCGGAACGCCGGTTTCAGCGAAGCGATCTTGTCCAGTTTGGCTTTTGGCGGCTGCTCGTCGTTGCTGATTACGACTTGTTCCTTGCCCACGGTCACGGTCAGCGGAACGATCTCGGCCTTGAAGCTGCCGTCCTTGATCGCCTGCTGGGCGCGGGTGGTCGAGGCGATGGCAAAGGCGTCCTGAGCTTCGCGGCTGAAGTCGTTGGTTTCGGCGCAATCCTCGGCGAAGGTGCCCATCAGGCGACCTTTGTCGTAGGCGTCTTCGAGGCCGTCGAGGAACATCGAATCCAG is a window from the Pseudomonas gozinkensis genome containing:
- a CDS encoding enoyl-CoA hydratase produces the protein MSYETILLETHGRVGLITLNRPQALNALNAQLVSEVNRALDGLEADANIGCIVITGSKKAFAAGADIKEMAELTYPQIYMDDLFSDSDRVANRRKPIIAAVNGFALGGGCELALMCDFILAGDNAKFGQPEINLGVLPGMGGTQRLTRAVGKAKAMEMCLSGRLIDAVEAERCGIVARIVPSDELLDEALKVAAVIASKSLPIAMMVKESVNRAFEVNLTEGVRFERRVFHAAFATQDQKEGMAAFVAKRAPEFQGK
- a CDS encoding acyl-CoA dehydrogenase — encoded protein: MIPNEDQTQIRDMARQFAEERLKPFAAEWDREHRFPKEAIGEMAELGFFGMLVPEQWGGCDTGYLAYAMALEEIAAGDGACSTIMSVHNSVGCVPILKFGNDDQRERFLKPLASGEMLGAFALTEPQAGSDASSLKTRARLEGDHYVLNGCKQFITSGQNAGVVIVFAVTDPSAGKRGISAFIVPTDSPGYKVARIEDKLGQHASDTCQILFEDVKVPVANRLGEEGEGYKIALANLEGGRVGIASQSVGMARAAFEAARDYARERDTFGKPIIEHQAVAFRLADMATQIAVARQMVHYAAALRDSGQPALVEASMAKLFASEMAEKVCSMALQTLGGYGYLNDFPLERIYRDVRVCQIYEGTSDIQRMVISRNL
- a CDS encoding acetyl-CoA C-acyltransferase, with translation MTISNDPIVIVSAVRTPMGGFQGELKSLTAPQLGAAAIKAAVERAGVAVDAVDEVLFGCVLPAGLGQAPARQAALGAGLDKSTRCTTVNKMCGSGMETTILAHDMLLAGSADVVIAGGMESMSNAPYLLDRARAGYRMGHGRVLDSMFLDGLEDAYDKGRLMGTFAEDCAETNDFSREAQDAFAIASTTRAQQAIKDGSFKAEIVPLTVTVGKEQVVISNDEQPPKAKLDKIASLKPAFREGGTVTAANSSSISDGAAALVLMRQSQAQKQGLKPLAVIHGHAAFADTPGLFPVAPIGAIKKLMKKTGWSLDQVDLFEVNEAFAVVGMAAMTHLEIPHDKLNIHGGACALGHPIGASGARILVTLLSALRQKGLKRGVAAICIGGGEATAMAVECVY